CAGCATCGGCTTACAGCGTATGCCTAAGAAGCCAACGGGTTGAGGCCCATATCCTATTACAAGGCCAAGGCCTAGGTAGAAGTCCATAGCTACTTCTACTCATAACATTCTCCTGCCCTTGAAATTGAGTTTCTCCTCAAGCTAAAATCCTTGggaacttcttcttgatccaCTGCTCATCTTCCCAGATGGCCATAGACTCAGGCCAACCTTCCCATTGATGAGAATTTGCTTAATCACTGTGGCACCTCGAATGACCATCCTATGCTTCAACACTTTGACTGGAACTCGAGGCTATAAGGGATTAGTAATACCAGAGACAGATCATTGCTTACCCCAACAGCTGGTGGTACTTACTTCTTGAGCTAGGAGACATGTACCACTGGATGGATCGTAGCTCAAAGTGGAAGATCCAGTTTGTATGCCACTTTTCCAACTCACTGTAGTATCTTGTATGGGCCAAATAATCTAAATGAGAGCTTCTAGGTTGTTCTGATAGCTATAGTGGACTAACCATATGGCTACAGTTTGAGAAACATTGAGTCACCCTCTTCAAACTCCCTTTCAGTTGTATTCTTGTCTGCTTGCACTTTCATCCTTTGTTGAGCCCTAAGTAGTTGTTGCTTGACCAATTGGGAAAGAAACTCCCCCTCCTTTAACCATTGTTCCAGATCTGGGACAGTATATAGTTGTAGATTTGCAATATCTAATTGCCTTGGTGAGTAGCCATAGAGGACCTCAAAAGGAGATTCGCCCAGTGCTGAGTGAGTTGAAGTATTGTACCAGAATTCTACAACTCATAACCATTTACTCCACTGCTTGTGACAAGGGTGCACTGTACATCTTGGAATTGCTTCACGACATCGATTCAAGCGCTCAACATGTCCATTAGTCTGTAGGTGGTAGGATGAGCTCATCGTCAACTTAGTATCCGATAGCCTAAACAGCTGCTGCCACACAATACTTGTGAATACCCTATCTCGATCAGATAAATAGCTTTGGGCAATCCATGCAACTTGTATACTTGATTCATATATATATGAGTTGTTTGCAGAGTTGTGAATGGATGGTGAGTGGGTATAATATGTTCATATTTTGTGAATTTATCTACCACCACTAGAATAGCATTGAACCTATCATATTGAGGCAATCCTTCCACAAAGTCCATGGTAACAATTTCCCAGGCTTGTGAAGGAATTGGTAATGGCTCTAGGAGACCATGGGCCGGGACTTGATCCTTTCTGTCTTGGCTTGTTGACAGATCCGGCACTGCTCACAAACTCCTTTACAACttgctttaggccttgtttacttccaccctaaaacccaaaattttccaagattccctgtcacatcgaatctttagacgtatgcatgaagtattaaatatagacaaaaataaaaactaattacacagtttggtcaaaatttacgagacaaatcttttgagcctagttagtctatgattggacaataattactacaaacaaacgaaagtgctacagtgtgaaaggtccaaatggctagaggggggtgaatagcctatttaaaatttctacaaacttcactaagcaagtgagttagtaaaacaaatggcgaagcaattctagcactagctcaactaagctatgcaagccacctatacaaactagttcaaagctaaacactaaagcacaacaacaagagaaggctagttacactcctaaacaagaagactaaactagacaagctaaacaactagcaaggtatacaagtaagtaaggagtggagagtgattgttataccaacgttgtagagtagagatatatccaatcaatcactcacaatcacaagagaatcctcggcaagagatgacacaagattttttaccgaggttcacttgcttcccggcaagctagtcctcgttgtggcgatacacccacttgatggatcacgagctaattggcaatccaaagccaaaccctcagcgggtgccgcacatccactcacaagatggggatcctccaagccacgagcaatccactagagtagccaattgcgatctcccgtggggaaggctcaagaacccctcacaaatcacttggtgaggctcgaaacaatctccaatcacgagctcaacaccaccgctgctccaagccgtctagggcgtcgggaaacacccaagagtaacaagaaatccgcagcaaactcaagaatcaagtgccactaaatgcaactctcaaagcaatgcacttgaatctcactcaatctcactagaattagcaatcaagcaaggagatgagtggagggagtgttctctagctcaaagtacgCCTCAAGTactcaaaagtgcaagagagaaccccccaaagctggccaccaactatttataagcaccCATAAAAAACTAGTCGTTGGCTGAAAACACTGGGCTGCAgtcgaccacaccggacgcgtcctagttcacaccggacgcgtccggtattgaccagaccagcgtccggtgcttttgaccggaaatataaaaataaatataatatcATTGATATTTGGTCCGTTTTCATTCCTACTTGTGGCACTCACAGTGAAAGGGTAAATTCTTTTTTGGTGGAATACAGTGTAAAGGCAATTACCAAGTTATAAAACGCCATAAGCTAAACGAACGGGCtatgattaaaaaaaaaaaaaccgtaCAAGCTAATCGCCCAATTCAAAAGGCACAAGCCACCCCCGCTTGGTTTTACTTCACGACACGCTCTGCCGCTGGTCCCTCCTACTAAATGGtgttagttttaaaaaaatggtGTTCATTCAGTGTAATTAAGGAGGTGACAGGCCTAGCTGACAGAGACGAGGACGAGACGTACCGTTGCGCTGTGATAATAATAACGTGAGTACGTAGTACATTGTTTCGAAAAAAGAGTAAGCGGCCTTGTTCactcaaaaatcaaaaactttttcaagattctttatCATATCGAATTTTATGACATATGCatcaagcattaaatatagataaaaataaaaattaattgtaaaatttatctgtaaatcacgatatgaattttttaaatctagttattttataattaaacaatatttatcaaataaaaatgaaagtactacgatatcgaaatctaaaaacttttgaatCTAGACAAGGCTACGGCGTACAGTACTGTATTTCCGTGGCCCGCTCCTGTCCCGTGTACAGTAGTACGTACATACATACCCGTTGGCCGGCCGTGCGTAACGGTAACCCATGCGGTACCCGGACGGATGCGCCCTCCGCTGCCGCCACAGGGCTACACACAAGTGAGAGTGCGGAAGTGGGGTCGTCTTAGTACTACACCTCTACTCCCTCTGAGGATTCTGATGGACCGAGGTCGCCCCTAGACTTGACCTGCGTCTGTGTCTGTCGGCGaaacaagcagcagcagcagccgtggACGTGGACACACGCGACACGCACACCTGACGCCCCCGTTCCGTCCCCCAACACCCCGACTCCAACAACCGCCGCACGGGCCACCCAACCGGCGGCGTTCAGGTTCAGGTTCGGGCAGATGGTGGCCCAGCCGCACGTACGCCGGCACTGCGGCGCATCGCACCAGCCCCCGCTGCCAttgccggcggccggcggctaCTCCTACTACTACACAGCCCAACAACGCTTTGGTCCTTGGAATTGGAATTGGATCGCCTTGGGATTGGGATTGGGATTGGACCTGTAGGTACCCTTGCTTGCCCCAAAGTCAAGTCCAGTCAAAGGGGGGCGGCAGATGGGTACGGAGCTTGCTTGTTTACTCCAAAGCGAAGAGTACTACTAGTAACAACGATCACGCATTCACGCTGCACAGTAAGTGAGACATTTACAGCCACCCCGTGCCGATATTTTAAGATGCGGATACGCATACTACTAGCAAAAAACAAGCGGGGGTGAGAGTACTTAACAGGCTACAGCTAGCAAAAACCCCAGGCTGTAAAGGCGCCGCTTCGCTAGTAAACTGCACCGGAACGTGGGGGTCGTCATGACCATCGCATGTGCCAGGGCCAAAGGCGACCACATACTCCCATGCTTCTTCCTCGTAAAAATTCTACATGTAAATCCTTGGcgcccttaggccttgtttagttccaacaaattttgcaaaatcgccactgtagcatttttgtttatatttgacaaatattgtccaataatggactaactaggctcaaaagattcatcttgtcaattccgaccaaactgtgcaattagtttttattttcgtctatatttaatactccatgcatgcatctaaaaaTTCGATAGGTTACTCCATCGACAGCTGAATCTAGGCCAAACACAGAAACACTACCCTGAGATGCGTAATTACGACGCTTtgtggacagagggagtacaatGCAGGAGTACTGCCGGTAATAAAAGGAAACAGTAGCTAGCTGGCGTGCTGCCCGTGAGCATCGCTAGCTGGGTACCCAGCACACGATACTACTGTACTGTACAGAGCGAGAGCAAGGCCTTAGGCCAGTCTTAATACATGTTTCAtaggagtgtcatgcacattaaatagggtaccACATAAGCAAATttactgacttggcagggtcattaaatgaaggagtttcatcagatgagagaggagtttcatcctcataaaactcatatggctcggttacctagtttatagtcttggtaactgtgtcatgaaactatacattgagactggccttagggcactcacaatacaagactctatcatagagtccaagacaattaattacatactatttatggtattttgctgatgtggcagcatatttattgaagaaagaggtagaaaaaataagactccaagtcttatttagactctaagtccacattgttcgaggtaataaataactttagactctatgatagagtctgcattgtgagtgctcttatttagttcaccctaaaaagcaaaaagttttcaagattctccgtcacatcgaatcttgcggcacatgcatgaaacattaaatatagacgaaagcaaaaactaattatacagtttagctgaaaattgcaagatgaatcttttgatcctagttagtctataattggataatatttatcacaaacaaatgaaagtgctacagtaccgaaatccgaaatcttttcggaactgaacaaggcccaaATGTCTCGCTCCATCCAAGAGTACTCCGCATAAGCATCGCTAGCTCAGTCCAAACCGTATGTTTAAAGATACTATTACTGTTAGATAGTCTAGGATCCAAAAAGGAATGTAGCAACTCAACAAAACTTTATATCCTCCTAAATTTGGATGTTGGAGAGATTTGTCCAAAGCATTGCGCACAGCAGCCGAATTAGCACTCGTATTACCGAAAGCAATTCCCCCATTTTCAGGGAGCAGGGGAGTGAGAGAGAGGAGCATTTCCGCTCAGGCTGATCCGGCCCAAGCAGCGCCATCATTTTCGACCGCGCACCTAATCAACACGACTCGTTTTGAATGCAGACGCGGGCTGCCCTTCCTGCCTGCACTTGACACCTCACGCCCGCACATGAATGCCCCTCTAGTCCTGCAAACGCACGCGGCCAGACTGCACTGACTGCCCTGAGCTGCATGCTACACGACAAACCCAAAGCAAACGCACCCACAGCTGGACACTGGAGAGTGATGAGTGTGTGCCTGCAACTGCAACGAGTACTACTAGTCAAACCCAAACACAACACACGGCTACCAGTTCACGGCGATCGGCAGTGATTAGCACCCAAGCATTAcgtatactactactactactaccaccGGGGTGCTCGTACTTGAAAACATCGTCAACCACAGCAACGTCGCCATCAACAGTGCGATCAGATCAGACATGAGCAGAAATGAAACGATTGttcagtttgcaaaaatttttggttttagctaccgtagcactttcgtttgtttgtgacaattattatccaattatagagtaactagactcaaaaaattcgtcttgcaaattacagacaaactgtgcaattaatttttattttcatctacatttaatgcttcatgcaagtgtataaagattcgatgtgattgggaatcttgaaaatttttggaaactaaacaaggccgaacccTCAAATCAACGTCAGGAACATCACCACCATCCGCTAATTTAATTTAATTGTACACATCATCCACATTAGCAGCTTAACAATACTTAATCAACACAGGCATCACTCAAGCTCACCTAGCTCATCAGTTTTACAACAGATCCAGCAGCACATAACATAGAACACACGGGTGACCTCAACTGAACAGCAACACAGAACACAGGCAGCGCCATCAAATCCTCCTAATTACTCCATTAATTAATCCAGAGACGAACaacagcgacgacgacgacgacaattAGATGAAGCAACGAAACCTCAAGTCTACCAACATTAatacggcagcagcagcagcggcaacGACGAATTGCTACCTCCTAACCAACCAGAACCAGCCCCGTCCTCACGGCGGGAAGCACTAACCGcaagcagcagcggcggcgtcaAGCCGCGGCCGTCTCGCTAGGCACGACGGGGCGTACCTTGGGGGGCCTACCGCGGCCACGCTTGACGGGGGTGGAGCCGTCGCCGGCGGGGGCAGGGGTTGGCGCGGGCTTGGGAGCCGGGGACGCGCCGTCCTCGGAGGTCTTGGCCTTCTTGGGCGGGCGGCCGCGGGCCTTGGGCATCCCCGCGGTGGCCTGCTTGACGGCGGCGTCGAGCGCGCTCTTGGCCTTGGgcgggcggccgcggccgcggcccgtCCCCGCGGAAGCCGGCGACTTGGGCGGTGGCGGGGGAGCGTTCGGGTCCCGcgccttgggcgggcgcccgcgcccgcgcttGGGCGGCGCGTCGGGGGCGTCGGCGCGGAAGTAGTTGTTTTTCAGGAAGATGAGCTCCCCGGACTCCTTCATCCGCGCCAGGTGCGCGGTCAGCAGCGACGCGTGCGCCGGGGGCAGCTCGCCGTACTTGTCCTCGATGAACTTGGAGATGGCCGATTTGTTCGACCCGTTTTTGTCTCCCAGACCTTCGATCGCCGCCAGGATCATCTGCAGGCACGAACACGCGGCGGCAACAAACACGCCACACCGCACGTTGTTAGCTCACTCTCCCCCATTTTGCATCGCAAGTTCGCAACAACAACAGCCAAAAAAAAGgaactttttttaatttttggcCGAACCAACAGAAATCAAAGAAACCGCCGAGGTCGGAACACGCATCGAGCGCGGAAGCGAAACGAATCGAGCTCCATCCAAGCACCAGAAACGAATCCCCGCCAAGAACAGCGCCGGAGCAAGCGAGAGAGGAAAAAATAAAACCAGAAAAGAAACCGCGCAGGAAGAAGCCGGACAGAGGGGTCTGTTCTCACCTCAGGGTAGGGCGGGATCGGGGACGGCTTGGCAGCTTCCTcggtggccatggcggcggcggcggcgcaggacGGAGACGAGCAAGGGACGACGACGAGCCCTCCTTGCCCAGATGCGGGTGCCGGTGCGGAAGGAATGAATGGAATTATTTTCGTCGGAGGAGGATATATGAAGCGAGGGAGGATTTGGATCAGGCAGGATAGACCGGGGAGGAGGAGCGgagcctcgcctcgcctcgctcCGTTTCTTTACTATTTTTTCCCCTTGGTTTTTCGGTTGTGTCTGCAGGGAGAGTGTGGGTGTGGGAGGAGAGTGAGCAGATGGGGAcgcggggcgggcggacggctaGGATCAATTGGGCCGGCGAGATCGGACGGCGCGGGAGGGGGCGAGCACGCGGATCGGTGACGTGGCGGGGGAGGGGCGCCTCCGCCTGCGCGCGCCCCGCCCGCCAGCCCCGCTTTAGTTTTTGTTTGCTTTTGTCCGGGCCTGCGCTGGCTTTTAGACTCGTCGGACGGAAATGACCGGGATGGCCTCCGGTTTCGCcctcttctttcttctctttCAAAACAAATAATAGCtgataataaaaaaacaaataatggtttttgataaaaaaaaaatgGTTTTCTGTTTTTAAAAGTTCTTTTTTGTTGCAGTTGTCTCCTCGAATTTTGAGGGTCTATTCTCTcctaacaaaacaactgcatatGTAGCTTTCTTACGTATgaaatcttttaaatttaattaactttatatataaaataatatcatcactcGTATCTTTAAATAATATTATTATATAAGAATATATATCATgattaattaaattaaatttaGTATATgtattaaatattaatattttatatattttaatCTATTTAAAAGATTTAACTCCTTAAAAAAAGTGGTACCATTACAGCGTGTTTGGATGGTAGCTGCGCTACACCACACCGCACCGCACTTTGGGCGGCCGTTTGCTTGGCTGCCACAATTGCCGCGTGCTTCTCCAGTTTCATTTGCGCGACCACAGTTGCCAAAAGTGCGGCGGTGGATTTCTTATGCCCACAGTTGTCAAAAGTGTGGcgacagatttttttttttttttttgccacacTTTCAGCGCGGTCAGAGCGTTTGTGTGGCATCTTGATGCATCATCCAAACACATCTTTATTTTGGCATAGATGAAATAAGTGGCTCTTGAGTCTTGGTTGCAACTAAATGGATATTATTATGAAATTATCACAAGTTATGAAAGAAAAGAAGGTGGGTACAGCGCGGCATTCTTCATAGTGAATCGCAAAAAAGAAAATCTATCTCATAACACTGAGTTATTTTATAGATGTACCACTCTAACTTTGCTTGAACCTTTTTGCCTAAAAATTAAATTTGTGTATTCTAAcatattatgattttttttccgTTGAGAATAATCACTTGTTATTAGCGGTGTAAAAAATGATCATTTCAAACAAGAGGAATCACCTGCCACCACATTCAAAACAATGATGAAATATAATAAATAGGATGAAGAAAATGGATACAACTCATGTATCTGCTAAATACAAAAGACTATGTGCAGGTTGATCAAACCCAAAAGCAAACTTCATTTGGAACGATAGAATCAACAaaaaaaactttgtagttgtacTTTCTTTAAGACTCTTTCATCAAAGGCAACCTTTATATTGCATATTAATTATATTTCAATCAAGTTTGGGATACTTTTATTTTAGGAGTTATCATAACCTTTCTCTATTAGCAAAGTGAAAAAATGGTTCAAACAAGACAAATCATAGGTAACTCCATTAAGATTTCAATTTAAGTGGTGAAAATGATTAAAAACAATCGAAAGAAAATAAACACAACTCATATCTGTCCAGATCATGGTCTTCACAAAGAGTTCTACAAACCTAAACAACTCATGTTGCTAGTTTAAAACATACTAAAAGAATTACTCCCCCTGTCCCAAAAAAATACAATTCTCGTTTTTCAAGAAATCAAACAGTTTGAACTTAATtaaaattatattaaaatatatcaatatatataatataaaataaataccactaaattagttatagaatatttttttataataaatttatttggagacatAAATACTAATACTATTTACTATAAACTTGGTCTAAGTTGGGCTAGTTTGACCGACACGGATCTCATAGATGTAATCTTTTACACACAGATGGAGTAATTTATAGTGTTAGACACGACAAAAACATTGGTAGGTTTACCTTGTTTGTGAGTCACCTAACATGTCAGTTTCTTTTTATGAAGGTGACCTCCATTTGGGTTTCTAACGCATATGGTTGTTGAAAATTTGTCACGTTGACTAAGATTGGATATCAAGTGGGAGAGACTTCATTTTTTAATTGAGaattggtgataacaatggagaTCCTGAAAAATTGTCGCGTTGACCAAGATTTGGATATCAAGTGGGAGAGACTTCATTTTTTAATTGAGaattggtgataacaatggagaTCCCTCTAGTAAGTGGGATTTGACGGTGTAAGAGGGGGAAACACACGGATTACCTACCTATCTTCATACGCTTGCAACATCCCACTTCAATTTTTGGTTTGTTTTGTCTAGGTATGACGTAGCATCAGGCAGGGACAAAAAATGGCGAGCCTTAGGTTTGACCATTATGTTTTTCAAGAAAATTTTCTTTTGAACTTCATAGTAGAGCCTTGTTATCTTGATGGTCAAATGGGAAAGTCTTTTAGTTTTAACACTATGCATATCTTTATAAAACTGCAATTGGTTTATGCTCTTCTAGAAAGCTAAAGTTGCTTTAAAGATAACTTCATGTTGGTATGAAAATATAAGAGAAATTTTAGATGTGAAAGATGATCACTGCATGTCTTTAAAAGTGCATCACAAAATTTCTTGCTCATGAAATTGTGTCCTATATCATTTTTCCATTATACTTTTTTGAGAATTTATTTCCTAAAACACTGTTATTTATCAtaacaaaattaaattttattaGTTACAACAACATCATTTTATTGAAAATGTGGCAATGTTTGTTACAAACAAGACCAATCAACCGTCATCAGCATTTAGATTCATTCAAAGTGAACAAGAAATATAATACTTAGACAAAAAACAACAATGAGAACTCAAATATCTATTGGGATCCAAGACTTCAACACTTTCTATACAAACATAAACATCTCTTTTTGTGAATCAAAACTTAATATGTATAGATTTAAGCGATGTGTTGCAAACAAAAAATAACTTGTTTGGGTACTTGTCTTAGACTCAACAATCCTTATATGGCACATTAATTAGCTTTTCCTTGATCAAAGTTTTTTTAACAGGTTGACCaattaataataataaatttttATTAGAAATGTGGAAAAAAGCTAATTCGAACTAGTGGATCATGTGCAGCTAGTTTCATTCAAAGTGTGATGATGAAATATAATAGATATATGTCCATTTATTTGTGTCATTTTTGCTTCGAAGTAGGTACAACAGAGATTCTATGAACCTGGACATTTAGGGTGTCCACATGCATGGCACATGCTGTGAATGCAAACATTCAAATGCACTGTACAACGACGGTTATAgcaggatagagggagtatctGTTACTCcctttgtcttttttatttgtGTCGTTTTAGCTTCATAGCAGGTACAACAGAGATTTTGTGAACCTGGACATTCAATGTGTCCACATGCATGGCACATACTGTGAATGCAGACATTCTAATGCACTACAACAACGATAGTTATAgca
This window of the Sorghum bicolor cultivar BTx623 chromosome 7, Sorghum_bicolor_NCBIv3, whole genome shotgun sequence genome carries:
- the LOC8075642 gene encoding HMG-Y-related protein A; translated protein: MATEEAAKPSPIPPYPEMILAAIEGLGDKNGSNKSAISKFIEDKYGELPPAHASLLTAHLARMKESGELIFLKNNYFRADAPDAPPKRGRGRPPKARDPNAPPPPPKSPASAGTGRGRGRPPKAKSALDAAVKQATAGMPKARGRPPKKAKTSEDGASPAPKPAPTPAPAGDGSTPVKRGRGRPPKVRPVVPSETAAA